From one Eptesicus fuscus isolate TK198812 chromosome 3, DD_ASM_mEF_20220401, whole genome shotgun sequence genomic stretch:
- the DNAJC28 gene encoding dnaJ homolog subfamily C member 28, which yields MRGGAAWGREPRSPFPAAVKIIARKNSGRDNTLYVMMAQLLRSRLINAAVIRNRMNVLSSLGVVRNRMMSTQKSPKKMREYYRRLNLEEGCSADDVRESFRKLAKQYHPDSGSPTADSATFIKIEEAYRAVRSHVMQQTSARQKKIEDAEDEEENSKYKAPQHRHYLSFEGIGFGTPSQREKQYRQFRADRAAEQVLEYQKQKLHSQYFPEGLTVKDVRHSKEQKITQAIERLVEDLIQESMARGDFDNLSGKGKPLQKFSGCSYIDPMTHNLNRILIDNGYQPEWILMQKEIKDTIDQLRESIVVSRKKLGNPMTPTEQTQWKQVCEQFQEDIRKLNKRVNDFNLIVPLLTRQKVHFDAQKEIARAQGVYETLIKSKEAAEGNANSIDQGEGEKTPGVRTGFFNWTNVWKFIKT from the exons ATGCGCGGAGGCGCGGCGTGGGGGCGGGAGCCGCGCAGCCCCTTCCCCGCGGCGGTGAAG ATCATTGCTAGGAAGAACTCTGGGCGTGATAACACCTTGTATGTGATGATGGCTCAACTCTTAAGATCTCGTCTGATAAACGCTGCAGTGATTCGTAATCGAATGAACGTGCTTTCATCTCTTGGAGTCGTTAGAAACAGGATGATGTCAACTCAGAAATCACCAAAGAAGATGAGAGAATATTACAGGCGGCTGAACCTGGAAGAAGGATGCTCTGCAGACGATGTCAGGGAATCTTTTCGGAAGCTCGCCAAGCAATACCATCCAGACAGTGGCTCTCCCACGGCGGATTCTGCGACGTTTATAAAGATCGAAGAAGCGTACAGGGCGGTGCGCTCCCACGTGATGCAGCAAACCAGTGCCAGGCAGAAGAAAATCGAAGATGCAGAGGATGAGGAAGAAAACTCCAAATACAAAGCTCCCCAGCACAGGCATTACTTAAGCTTCGAAGGTATTGGTTTTGGAACGCCAAGTCAACGAGAGAAGCAGTACAGGCAGTTCAGAGCGGACCGTGCCGCTGAGCAGGTGTTGGAATATCAGAAGCAGAAACTGCATAGCCAGTACTTCCCTGAAGGTTTAACTGTCAAAGATGTGAGACACAGTAAAGAACAAAAGATAACTCAAGCAATAGAGCGCTTAGTGGAGGATCTCATTCAGGAGTCTATGGCCAGGGGAGACTTCGATAACCTCAGTGGGAAAGGAAAGCCTCTACAGAAGTTTTCTGGCTGTTCATACATTGATCCCATGACTCACAACCTGAACAGAATATTGATAGATAACGGATACCAACCAGAATGGATCCTAATGCAAAAGGAGATAAAGGATACTATTGATCAACTCCGAGAGTCCATTGTAGTGTCCAGGAAAAAACTGGGGAACCCCATGACGCCCACGGAACAGACACAGTGGAAGCAAGTTTGTGAGCAGTTTCAGGAAGACATCAGAAAACTGAACAAGCGAGTGAACGATTTTAACTTGATTGTTCCCCTCCTAACCAGGCAAAAGGTCCATTTCGATGCGCAGAAAGAAATCGCAAGAGCCCAGGGAGTATACGAGACCCTTATCAAATCCAAAGAAGCCGCAGAGGGAAACGCAAACAGCATTGATCAGGGTGAAGGGGAGAAAACACCTGGAGTCAGGACAGGGTTTTTCAACTGGACGAATGTGTGGAAATTCATTAAAACCTGA